The Anolis carolinensis isolate JA03-04 chromosome 1, rAnoCar3.1.pri, whole genome shotgun sequence genome window below encodes:
- the LOC103278993 gene encoding phospholipase A2 crotoxin basic subunit CBd-like: MSAMRAALWLALSVLFSQDCGSGEGSVLELVLTLWCYRPRLKIPLLALSKYGCYCGSGGSGSPLDLVDQCCFQHDCCYRHARVALKCHSRVKWKRYKLSCRSSETECRSTSLCGQAACECDKQLAECLTEAKPKRKFYNREDLCRGPKNPCPNIHQNWTETSQWGSSPTPSN; the protein is encoded by the coding sequence ATGTCTGCAATGAGGGCTGCTCTGTGGCTAGCATTGTCAGTGCTATTTTCCCAAGACTGTGGAAGTGGCGAAGGCAGTGTTTTGGAGCTGGTTTTGACCCTGTGGTGTTACCGGCCCCGCCTGAAAATCCCGCTGCTGGCGCTCAGCAAGTACGGCTGTTACTGTGGCTCTGGTGGCTCCGGGAGTCCCCTGGATCTTGTGGACCAGTGCTGCTTCCAGCACGACTGCTGCTATCGTCATGCCAGGGTTGCTTTGAAATGCCACAGCAGGGTCAAGTGGAAGCGCTACAAGCTCTCCTGCAGGAGTTCGGAGACCGAATGTCGCTCAACTAGCCTCTGCGGCCAGGCAGCATGCGAGTGCGACAAGCAGCTGGCTGAGTGTTTGACCGAAGCGAAACCAAAGAGGAAATTTTACAACAGGGAGGATCTCTGCAGGGGACCCAAGAATCCTTGCCCAAACATCCACCAAAACTGGACGGAAACCTCTCAATGGGGAAGCTCTCCCACTCCATCCAACTGA